From a region of the Candidatus Cloacimonas sp. genome:
- a CDS encoding SpoIIE family protein phosphatase: MAKRIRITAVIFTLLLLTVLQSAQNSSTDILSQYQKIQYDTQKNRLFRYEDGAPKDNYYNSIVDNYGYLWLEVYPPNIFKFNGISFQNIAKDLPQVERDSLLDYSLIRDNNKNIFFGGRHYIYKWNGYKIIKYAFPKDDRIRECKKIKNKILAVGDKGYAVLKDNSWKYIRIPIKHYVQEGLYAYGYFKDRGLLNWQEQEFILDKNDCLYQLHYESVTNTDYETVFLDNGEDFVVTRYSDKGLKNIPCITKEELNKQFTAQKKKFVPSFQITDNDEIYVLCDRTEYIYKLNPDNSLFQKVNLAKGVLLDSNSCYGTHRNFLTSCRNDTLFFSEIDSGINYNKEEYYYPDYNPDQDCFILYKNDYSFIQAVDKKRVNYQALVLTAIPGIDCLIPVTMPEASTKGEYVYWRKFTNILIKNNNVLYSVADKKIPGVHRIYITNVDSNISQCISVADKATYLTLIDYNPVSKCIMFAGQEGIREVCISKQSDLLYEYQYQDYWLTSVNYSRGLLHNLGNYDYKVKEYNTLLLLHNDKGINKLYEYKGKYYPTLKLMNSQKAVSLYMLDENNSILHIVEFDLSGGKVKKEDKYKNILSYSTLDDYLLLIDDKHCFTLKNSEGTRKGNLEQIINPWADILKAYNIKYEQLYSSFFPQVIDENTIFVSSSVNQIVKNEQGESELSAGMPFYSRKTLPAAKTALVGSPPEKLNTVPLIYDCKQNKIEEKPTWITPLFCRTLEGTKVHIIHFQKTQKGTYLRISNYANKDVVISNTDFIYQLTNNELPGYDIFTDKANYYPRIGNKLYYLYQEKWNTVNLDDFSQYTELEGVTEINNDLWLVFSNSLVRHSMASKEDFIFRQSDGLPENILSMYELGGDYFIVTCSGIYKFITEEEGATLIVPAVNVNGKLYPSGVANKFNHKQNNIIIPVDILNTMYPEKMKLTYRLLGYEKNWKQRDYLPQIEYPMLPPGHYEFQIYGTSPIGKKAKPISVFFSISPPFYATWWAYLIYIIALLFSIRGIYKLRTRQLKLRNLALEKTVAERTQEVIEKQKHIQESINYAFFIQKSTLPQDSDMADAFASHFVLWQPKATVGGDFYWLHKNEKGEVFFAVIDCTGHGVPGALLSMTVSSLLNHLIKDIGMDKPSAILQTMHQEFGAALHQENPEAQQDGVEISLLKITKELITFCGAGLNLVYYDKQSQTLNQVRGDRYGLGGLKRHRELELTEHNLPYSANLLLYLYTDGIIDQPVPDSEKIKRLGNALWLKLISELVSLPLAEQKTLLAEKIKAMLDFYEQRDDITIVGLQL, encoded by the coding sequence ATGGCAAAACGAATTAGAATTACGGCAGTTATTTTTACTTTGCTGTTGCTGACTGTTCTGCAATCAGCACAAAATTCCTCTACCGATATTTTATCTCAATATCAAAAGATTCAATACGATACCCAAAAAAACAGATTATTCCGTTACGAAGATGGTGCTCCCAAGGATAATTATTACAATAGTATTGTTGATAACTACGGTTATTTATGGCTGGAAGTGTATCCTCCAAATATCTTTAAGTTTAACGGAATTTCCTTTCAGAATATAGCTAAAGACCTTCCTCAAGTAGAAAGAGATTCTCTGCTTGATTATTCCTTGATTAGGGATAATAATAAGAACATATTTTTTGGTGGCAGGCATTACATCTATAAATGGAATGGCTATAAGATAATTAAATACGCTTTTCCCAAGGATGATAGAATCAGAGAATGCAAAAAGATAAAAAACAAAATTCTGGCAGTGGGCGATAAGGGCTATGCTGTGCTGAAAGATAACTCCTGGAAATATATCAGAATACCAATAAAACATTATGTTCAGGAGGGACTTTATGCGTATGGTTATTTTAAAGATCGTGGGTTATTAAATTGGCAGGAGCAAGAGTTTATCTTAGATAAAAATGACTGTTTATACCAGCTTCATTATGAAAGCGTAACTAATACTGATTATGAAACGGTATTTTTAGATAATGGAGAGGATTTTGTAGTTACTCGTTATTCTGATAAAGGTCTTAAGAATATCCCTTGTATTACAAAAGAAGAATTGAATAAGCAATTCACAGCACAAAAGAAGAAATTTGTTCCTTCTTTTCAAATTACGGACAATGATGAGATTTATGTTCTCTGCGACAGGACTGAATATATATACAAACTGAACCCCGATAATTCATTATTTCAAAAAGTTAATTTGGCTAAAGGCGTATTACTTGATTCTAATAGTTGCTATGGGACTCACCGTAATTTTCTTACTTCTTGCAGAAATGATACTCTGTTTTTCAGTGAAATTGATAGCGGCATTAACTACAACAAAGAAGAATATTATTATCCTGACTATAATCCTGATCAGGATTGCTTTATACTTTATAAGAATGATTATAGTTTTATTCAAGCTGTTGATAAAAAAAGAGTAAACTACCAGGCATTAGTATTGACAGCAATTCCCGGTATTGATTGCTTAATTCCTGTTACAATGCCTGAAGCATCAACAAAGGGAGAATATGTTTATTGGAGGAAGTTTACTAATATACTTATTAAAAATAATAATGTGCTGTATAGCGTAGCTGATAAAAAAATACCTGGAGTGCACAGAATATACATTACAAATGTAGATTCCAATATTTCTCAATGTATCTCCGTAGCTGATAAAGCAACTTATCTTACGCTAATTGATTATAACCCGGTAAGTAAATGTATTATGTTTGCAGGACAGGAAGGCATCAGAGAGGTCTGTATCTCTAAGCAAAGTGATTTGTTATATGAATACCAATATCAAGATTACTGGCTTACAAGTGTCAATTACTCAAGGGGATTACTTCATAATTTAGGAAACTATGATTATAAAGTGAAGGAATACAATACCTTATTGTTATTGCATAACGACAAGGGCATCAACAAGCTATATGAATATAAAGGAAAATATTACCCAACTTTAAAACTTATGAATAGTCAGAAAGCAGTATCTTTATATATGCTGGATGAAAATAATTCCATTTTGCACATTGTTGAATTTGATTTATCCGGCGGGAAGGTGAAAAAAGAAGATAAATACAAAAACATACTTTCTTATTCCACTTTGGATGATTATCTTTTACTGATAGATGATAAACATTGCTTTACTCTAAAGAACTCCGAAGGAACAAGAAAAGGAAATTTGGAACAGATAATAAACCCCTGGGCAGATATATTGAAGGCATATAATATTAAGTATGAGCAGTTATATTCCTCCTTCTTTCCCCAAGTAATAGATGAAAATACAATATTTGTTTCTTCCAGTGTAAATCAAATTGTTAAGAATGAACAAGGTGAGAGCGAATTATCCGCAGGTATGCCTTTCTATTCCAGAAAAACATTACCAGCAGCAAAAACTGCATTGGTTGGTAGTCCACCCGAAAAATTGAATACTGTTCCGTTAATTTATGACTGTAAGCAAAATAAGATAGAGGAAAAACCTACCTGGATAACTCCCTTATTTTGTAGGACATTGGAAGGAACGAAAGTCCATATTATTCATTTCCAGAAGACACAAAAAGGGACTTATTTAAGAATAAGCAACTATGCGAATAAGGATGTTGTTATATCCAATACGGATTTTATTTATCAACTTACTAATAATGAATTACCTGGATACGATATTTTTACAGATAAAGCTAACTACTATCCTAGGATTGGTAATAAGCTATACTACCTTTACCAGGAGAAATGGAATACTGTTAATCTGGATGATTTTTCCCAATACACAGAACTGGAAGGTGTTACGGAAATAAATAATGATTTATGGCTTGTTTTCAGTAATTCATTAGTGCGTCATTCTATGGCTTCTAAAGAAGATTTCATTTTCAGGCAAAGTGATGGTCTGCCTGAAAATATATTGTCAATGTATGAATTGGGAGGTGATTATTTCATTGTAACCTGCAGTGGAATTTATAAGTTCATCACGGAAGAGGAAGGAGCTACGCTAATAGTTCCGGCGGTGAATGTAAACGGCAAGTTATATCCTTCCGGAGTAGCCAATAAATTTAATCATAAGCAGAACAATATTATCATTCCGGTGGATATTCTAAACACAATGTATCCTGAAAAGATGAAACTTACTTATCGTCTGCTGGGCTATGAAAAGAATTGGAAACAGCGTGATTATCTTCCTCAGATTGAATATCCAATGCTACCTCCGGGGCATTATGAATTCCAGATTTATGGCACTTCTCCCATTGGTAAAAAGGCAAAACCCATCAGTGTGTTTTTCAGTATTTCGCCTCCTTTTTATGCTACCTGGTGGGCGTATCTGATATATATTATTGCTCTTCTTTTCTCTATTCGGGGAATTTATAAACTGCGTACCAGGCAATTGAAACTGCGTAATTTAGCCCTGGAAAAGACAGTTGCAGAACGCACTCAGGAAGTAATTGAAAAACAAAAGCACATTCAGGAGTCAATTAACTATGCCTTCTTTATTCAAAAGTCAACTTTGCCTCAGGATTCAGATATGGCAGATGCTTTTGCTTCCCATTTTGTACTCTGGCAACCCAAAGCAACTGTGGGAGGTGATTTTTACTGGCTGCATAAAAACGAAAAAGGGGAGGTCTTTTTTGCTGTTATTGATTGCACGGGGCATGGAGTTCCGGGTGCTTTGCTGTCTATGACTGTTTCCTCTCTTCTCAATCATTTAATTAAAGATATTGGAATGGATAAGCCCTCTGCCATTTTACAAACAATGCATCAGGAATTTGGTGCTGCCTTGCATCAGGAAAATCCTGAAGCACAACAGGATGGAGTGGAAATTTCTTTGCTGAAAATAACTAAGGAGCTGATAACTTTTTGCGGTGCGGGACTCAATTTAGTATATTATGATAAACAGAGCCAAACCTTGAATCAGGTTCGGGGAGATAGATATGGCTTAGGTGGTTTGAAAAGACATCGGGAACTGGAATTGACGGAACATAATTTGCCTTATTCAGCAAACCTGCTTCTCTATCTTTATACCGATGGAATAATAGACCAACCGGTTCCCGATTCAGAAAAAATAAAGCGTTTGGGCAATGCTCTCTGGCTGAAACTGATTTCCGAGCTTGTTTCTTTGCCCTTAGCTGAACAGAAGACCCTTTTAGCAGAAAAAATAAAAGCGATGCTGGATTTTTATGAACAGCGGGATGATATTACGATTGTTGGATTACAGCTATAG
- a CDS encoding ATP-binding cassette domain-containing protein — protein MMFNQKKQRKDELQDKLLSAVVSVYLYMARTAKLKGAEINFVDRILQSMFGGEIPLYKIEQARQKALSLREAANFLNRTLNAADRTKIILNLISLAYYERSKINILGSVEIVVLVDLLRLEVNLLDAIYDLFEGKTDFINLSLSYKDMETGLLRNSMLWSAEGGDFKFRGLHNNAKLLFIMIESLVLVNPCSQGEESICSIVEGTVLRTLEQGHFHRLQEDSIIILQGAKGEIRLQTKDLWTIYNLSFSARELHYPEFHQCKLKYKNRRFGLESKAKFKLHQTEELALDDPVLDSSQTLLQILVQEESEKEDLFKERDYYLCSNRQGFYLSSNSSASAILHFSQQEEELWVEKIDTGEVFLNGNAFTGKQHYTINQDIISIAETNYLINRNRELIEIPLQIENFNVAEISHQFKDGTTGLASISFHLKQGTMMAVMGSSGSGKTTLLQVLLGDIKATHSEITVDGLDFNSNYPFFRKYIGYVPQDDLLFPNLTVYENLLFRVHLALPYLKNKEEIKSRIHNLLQTVGLYEQRNMLVGDTLNKKLSGGQRRRLNIALELVLNPMIIILDEPTSGLSSKDSENIAEFLNELKQQNKIIICTIHQPNATVFNYFDSVLLLDKGGRQVYFGSGKDVFNYFEEELAQSSKQKEALSLKRKLLMPDYCYDIIELTDSAGNRKFPPEYWQRKYRNYRFQKAMDTNFELLGSNPEREIAAAPKAKQPYRFANLFFLTARNFLNKSRSKLNVMLTLLAAPLLAFITAFMLRSVPVGEVYSFGQNQNSWLFGFISVLIFIFIGLANSIDDLLSEKRSIMRELKLNVSAFQQLFAKGLVLFIMTLIQVLLYYCISAWVLGLRGFLVPHCLFLLLSGIIGYSIGLMFSSIIKDRSAVINILPLVIIPQILFSGAVIQFADMNSALRINKKSEIPEFCHFIPSRWLYEGWMISSATLNTIQRENRKFYSLSHNAAVNYQTYMQAVESHNSFLEKHPASKYSNDLIKEAISIADGQYLNEQRNIFLSPEMKFWGKEVSTLFPDIIISVLMACVFGFITWLRLRYYFQ, from the coding sequence ATGATGTTTAACCAAAAGAAACAACGAAAGGATGAGCTGCAGGATAAACTTCTTTCTGCAGTTGTTTCTGTTTATCTGTATATGGCACGCACGGCTAAACTGAAAGGGGCAGAGATAAATTTTGTTGACCGCATTCTGCAAAGTATGTTTGGCGGTGAAATTCCTCTTTATAAAATTGAGCAGGCAAGGCAGAAGGCACTTTCCTTAAGGGAAGCAGCCAATTTTTTGAATAGGACTTTAAATGCTGCCGATCGCACCAAAATTATTCTGAACCTGATATCCCTTGCCTATTATGAACGCAGTAAAATAAATATTTTAGGCAGTGTGGAAATTGTTGTTTTAGTAGATCTTCTTCGCTTGGAAGTGAATCTGCTGGATGCCATTTATGACCTTTTTGAAGGTAAAACCGATTTTATAAACTTATCGCTTTCTTATAAAGATATGGAAACGGGCTTGCTGAGAAATTCTATGTTATGGTCAGCGGAAGGAGGTGATTTTAAGTTCCGGGGTCTGCATAATAATGCCAAACTCCTCTTTATTATGATTGAATCCCTGGTTTTAGTAAATCCCTGTTCTCAAGGCGAGGAATCAATCTGTTCTATAGTGGAAGGAACTGTTTTGCGGACTTTGGAGCAAGGGCATTTTCATCGTTTGCAGGAAGATAGCATTATTATTTTACAGGGTGCAAAAGGGGAAATTCGGCTGCAGACAAAAGACCTGTGGACTATTTATAACCTGAGTTTTTCAGCCCGGGAGCTGCATTATCCTGAATTTCATCAATGTAAACTGAAGTATAAAAACCGCCGGTTTGGGCTGGAAAGCAAAGCTAAATTCAAGCTGCATCAAACAGAGGAACTTGCCTTGGACGATCCGGTTTTGGATAGTTCACAAACATTGTTGCAGATATTAGTTCAAGAAGAAAGCGAAAAAGAAGACCTGTTCAAAGAGCGGGATTATTATCTGTGCAGTAATCGTCAGGGCTTTTATCTTAGTTCCAATAGTTCCGCTTCAGCAATATTACACTTCTCTCAGCAAGAAGAAGAGCTTTGGGTAGAAAAAATAGATACCGGGGAGGTTTTCCTAAACGGGAATGCATTTACCGGTAAGCAACATTATACCATCAATCAGGATATTATTTCTATTGCGGAAACCAATTACCTTATCAATCGCAATCGGGAGCTGATTGAAATTCCCTTGCAGATTGAAAACTTCAATGTTGCTGAAATCTCGCACCAATTTAAGGATGGCACAACAGGGCTTGCCAGTATTTCTTTTCATTTAAAACAAGGAACAATGATGGCAGTTATGGGTTCCAGTGGCAGTGGCAAAACAACTTTACTGCAAGTTCTATTGGGAGATATAAAAGCTACGCATAGTGAAATAACAGTGGACGGATTGGATTTTAACTCCAATTATCCTTTTTTCAGAAAGTATATTGGCTATGTGCCACAGGACGATTTACTTTTCCCCAATTTAACGGTTTATGAAAATCTGCTCTTTCGTGTCCATTTGGCTTTACCCTACCTGAAAAACAAGGAGGAAATAAAGAGCCGAATACATAATTTACTGCAGACCGTTGGGCTTTATGAACAGAGAAATATGTTGGTTGGAGATACGCTTAATAAAAAGCTCAGCGGGGGGCAAAGAAGGCGGTTAAATATTGCTTTGGAGCTTGTTTTGAACCCGATGATTATTATTCTGGATGAACCCACCAGCGGACTTTCCTCCAAGGATTCAGAAAACATAGCGGAATTTCTGAACGAGCTGAAACAACAAAACAAAATTATTATCTGCACAATTCATCAGCCCAACGCTACTGTCTTTAACTATTTTGACAGCGTTTTGCTTTTGGATAAGGGTGGCAGACAGGTCTATTTCGGTTCCGGCAAAGATGTCTTCAACTATTTTGAGGAAGAACTTGCCCAAAGCAGTAAACAAAAAGAAGCGCTATCTCTAAAAAGAAAACTATTGATGCCCGATTACTGCTATGACATCATTGAGCTGACTGATTCCGCCGGCAATAGAAAATTCCCTCCGGAATACTGGCAGAGGAAATATCGTAATTACCGTTTTCAAAAAGCGATGGATACCAATTTTGAACTTTTGGGCTCTAATCCGGAAAGAGAAATAGCGGCTGCTCCCAAAGCAAAACAACCCTATCGTTTTGCCAATCTGTTTTTTTTAACAGCCCGCAATTTTCTGAATAAAAGCAGAAGCAAATTGAATGTAATGCTCACTTTACTGGCAGCTCCGCTTTTGGCTTTTATTACCGCTTTTATGTTGCGTAGTGTTCCGGTTGGCGAAGTTTACAGTTTTGGTCAAAATCAAAATTCCTGGCTTTTTGGTTTTATTTCGGTTCTTATTTTCATCTTCATCGGCTTGGCTAATAGCATTGATGACCTGCTAAGTGAAAAACGCAGTATTATGCGAGAATTGAAACTAAATGTTTCTGCGTTTCAGCAACTTTTTGCCAAGGGATTGGTGTTATTTATAATGACTTTAATCCAGGTTTTGCTTTATTACTGCATTTCTGCCTGGGTTTTGGGTTTGCGGGGTTTTTTAGTTCCCCATTGTCTTTTTTTATTACTGAGTGGAATTATCGGTTACAGCATTGGCTTGATGTTTTCCAGCATCATCAAAGACCGCAGTGCTGTAATCAATATCCTGCCGTTGGTGATAATACCTCAGATATTATTCAGCGGGGCTGTTATCCAATTTGCTGATATGAATTCTGCGTTGCGGATTAACAAAAAGAGCGAAATTCCCGAATTTTGTCATTTTATACCTTCGCGTTGGCTTTATGAGGGCTGGATGATTTCTTCCGCTACCTTAAATACTATTCAGCGGGAGAATCGTAAATTCTATTCTCTTTCTCATAATGCTGCAGTAAATTATCAGACCTATATGCAAGCAGTAGAGTCCCATAATTCTTTTCTGGAAAAACACCCGGCAAGTAAATACAGTAACGACCTTATTAAAGAGGCAATATCTATTGCCGATGGACAGTATCTGAATGAGCAACGCAATATTTTTCTCTCACCGGAAATGAAGTTTTGGGGAAAGGAGGTCTCTACTTTGTTTCCGGATATAATTATTTCGGTTTTAATGGCTTGTGTTTTTGGCTTTATCACCTGGCTGCGGTTGCGTTATTATTTCCAGTGA
- a CDS encoding cyclic nucleotide-binding domain-containing protein produces MNIYIRSQDSDLFKYLSDAQYAQIFSQTESIELKPAEVILEKGSLPDSFIILQEGELELTGKQYLGSLFPGEYYGEIFYLESFPSPLEIKAVKPCRVLKLKFSALNEFIAGDPDLAARIQAAVNDSLCLKIIQLTHGSLDG; encoded by the coding sequence ATGAACATCTATATTCGTTCTCAGGATTCAGACCTTTTCAAGTATCTTTCCGATGCTCAATATGCCCAAATTTTCTCCCAAACAGAATCCATAGAACTAAAGCCCGCGGAAGTTATATTGGAAAAAGGTTCCCTGCCTGATAGCTTTATTATTTTGCAGGAAGGGGAATTGGAACTTACAGGCAAGCAATATTTGGGTTCCCTTTTCCCCGGTGAATACTATGGAGAGATTTTCTACCTGGAGTCCTTTCCCAGCCCTTTAGAAATTAAAGCAGTTAAACCCTGCAGAGTATTGAAATTGAAGTTCTCTGCCTTAAATGAATTTATTGCCGGTGACCCCGATTTGGCTGCCAGAATTCAGGCAGCTGTAAATGACTCCTTATGTCTGAAAATAATTCAGTTAACTCACGGAAGTCTAGATGGTTAA
- a CDS encoding cyclic nucleotide-binding domain-containing protein, which translates to MVKYNDHPLYCFLSPEEKKLLKTIVKSQSFMAHETIINLGERNRDIICLEEGSVSIQVEDFEGNVREVTRIHSGNLVGEMNFIIPTRRTANVVTLTYVEADIIPFAKLCALLKEYPLLAEKIFSALSLQLKDKYLGMINA; encoded by the coding sequence ATGGTTAAGTATAATGACCACCCGCTCTATTGTTTCTTAAGCCCGGAAGAGAAAAAACTGTTGAAAACAATAGTTAAATCCCAAAGCTTTATGGCTCACGAAACAATAATCAACCTCGGAGAACGCAATCGGGATATAATTTGCCTGGAAGAAGGCAGCGTTTCTATCCAGGTTGAAGATTTTGAAGGCAATGTGCGTGAAGTTACACGCATCCATTCAGGAAACCTTGTGGGCGAAATGAATTTTATTATTCCTACACGCAGAACTGCCAATGTTGTTACCTTAACTTATGTAGAGGCAGATATTATCCCCTTTGCCAAACTTTGCGCTCTGTTAAAAGAATACCCTCTTTTAGCGGAAAAGATATTTTCGGCTCTTTCGCTGCAGCTGAAAGACAAATATCTGGGGATGATAAATGCCTGA
- a CDS encoding SagB/ThcOx family dehydrogenase, with amino-acid sequence MDMKTFGYLYYKTRGYSREEIIKQAEISEEDFAFFEQNLQDVLKEIDTMKPEAENIGLEFVRLTRYIYERESDQTLGVPRPDAIKARSGEIIALPATGTLKMPEMPLAKAIEQRRSLRKYSDAPLKQEELSFLLWASSWARDFRSTEKMELTFRNVPSAGSRHPLETFLDIRKVEGIKPGLYYYHPVKHCLILYNDSPEIAAKIHEGCMFQEMIPQAAVNFIFSAVPYRTVWRYGQRGYRYLYLDAGHIGQNIHLAAEAIDAGACMIGAFLDEVMNEALGLDGIEEFVIYIASVGRKP; translated from the coding sequence ATGGATATGAAGACCTTTGGCTATTTGTATTATAAAACCCGGGGCTATTCCCGCGAAGAAATTATCAAACAAGCCGAAATCAGCGAAGAGGACTTTGCTTTTTTTGAACAAAATCTGCAGGATGTTCTGAAAGAAATTGATACAATGAAACCTGAAGCGGAGAACATCGGTTTGGAATTTGTTCGCTTAACCCGCTATATCTATGAACGCGAAAGCGACCAGACCTTAGGAGTTCCTCGTCCGGATGCAATTAAAGCTCGCAGCGGAGAAATTATTGCTTTGCCGGCAACAGGAACCCTAAAAATGCCGGAAATGCCATTAGCCAAAGCCATTGAACAGAGAAGAAGCTTGCGTAAATACAGCGATGCACCTCTAAAACAGGAAGAACTCTCTTTTTTGCTTTGGGCTTCTTCCTGGGCAAGAGATTTTCGCTCTACGGAAAAGATGGAACTTACTTTTCGCAATGTTCCTTCTGCCGGTTCACGCCATCCTTTGGAGACCTTTTTAGACATCCGTAAAGTGGAAGGCATCAAACCCGGTTTATACTATTATCATCCTGTAAAACACTGCCTGATTTTATATAACGATTCTCCCGAAATTGCCGCTAAAATTCACGAGGGCTGTATGTTCCAGGAAATGATACCTCAAGCAGCAGTGAATTTTATTTTTTCCGCAGTTCCCTATAGAACTGTGTGGAGATATGGCCAACGCGGCTATCGCTATCTCTATCTGGATGCAGGACATATAGGACAAAATATCCATCTTGCAGCGGAAGCCATTGATGCCGGTGCCTGTATGATTGGCGCTTTTTTGGATGAAGTAATGAATGAAGCATTGGGTTTGGACGGCATTGAAGAATTTGTAATTTATATTGCCAGTGTAGGGAGAAAACCCTAA
- a CDS encoding sugar phosphate nucleotidyltransferase, which translates to MIALIMAGGAGTRFWPLSRKNFPKQFLRVLGDLSLLQMTVKRLLPRFSFADIYIVTAANQIELIKQQLPELPIQNIIIEPFGMNTAPCIALSVEYLKRLYHPQEALFILPADHIIREGEKFLDILKPAEIEAQKGYLITFGIVPLYPTTGYGYIEAGKEIAPGVREVLQFKEKPDQQTAELFLAQKNYYWNSGMFCWTLQTISQAFEVWLPEASNIVSEIGNKWQNEGLDTDIASLYAKMPHLPIDIGIMEKADNRGVIPVTFDWSDVGSWKAVADLTEKDKEGNYFSCCGKALSATNNYMATNKFTALIGVHDLCLIETDDAILLCNKDMAEDVKNIVNFLQQQNRQDLL; encoded by the coding sequence ATGATCGCCCTAATTATGGCAGGGGGAGCAGGAACCCGTTTTTGGCCTCTTAGCCGCAAAAATTTCCCGAAACAGTTCTTACGCGTTTTGGGTGACCTTTCGCTTTTACAGATGACAGTTAAACGCCTTTTACCCCGTTTTTCTTTTGCCGATATTTATATTGTAACCGCAGCAAATCAGATAGAACTGATTAAACAACAGCTACCGGAACTTCCCATCCAGAATATCATTATTGAACCATTTGGGATGAACACTGCACCCTGCATAGCGCTTAGCGTGGAATATTTGAAACGCTTGTATCATCCTCAGGAGGCATTATTCATTTTGCCTGCCGACCACATAATTCGTGAAGGGGAAAAGTTTCTGGATATATTAAAGCCCGCAGAAATTGAGGCACAAAAGGGGTATCTTATCACTTTTGGCATTGTTCCTTTGTATCCTACTACGGGATATGGCTATATTGAAGCTGGAAAAGAGATTGCCCCTGGCGTAAGAGAAGTATTGCAGTTTAAGGAAAAGCCCGATCAACAGACCGCAGAACTGTTCCTGGCACAAAAGAATTACTATTGGAACAGCGGAATGTTTTGCTGGACTCTACAAACTATTTCTCAAGCATTTGAGGTCTGGTTACCGGAAGCGTCCAATATCGTTAGCGAAATTGGTAACAAATGGCAAAATGAAGGTTTGGATACAGATATTGCCTCCCTCTATGCTAAAATGCCACACCTTCCAATTGATATCGGTATTATGGAAAAGGCAGATAACCGGGGAGTTATTCCCGTAACTTTTGATTGGAGCGATGTTGGCAGCTGGAAAGCGGTTGCTGATTTAACAGAGAAAGATAAGGAAGGAAATTATTTTTCCTGCTGCGGTAAGGCCTTATCCGCTACTAATAACTATATGGCTACCAATAAATTCACAGCTTTAATTGGAGTGCACGACCTTTGCCTGATTGAAACTGACGACGCTATCCTCCTTTGTAATAAGGATATGGCGGAAGATGTGAAAAATATCGTGAACTTTCTGCAACAACAAAACCGGCAAGACCTGCTGTAA
- a CDS encoding outer membrane lipoprotein carrier protein LolA, translating to MKNAKIITLILLLCCNLLLGISSEALYQKIAKTYGSLSSFQAVIKQDNYFASLEKSITYNGNIYFTKGRMVIRYNKPYFQRLIVSGGIVDLYDSQSNTVFRSKMRPEFGKMNPVEILQLYWKKSTVSIQQGKGDLVNVSLKPFDDPIIVSISASVNSATGIVQSLTWSNRNNDKVTYNFSNIKTNAKIPASIWQYTYPKDVQVVEQ from the coding sequence ATGAAGAACGCTAAAATAATTACCCTTATCCTTTTACTGTGCTGTAACCTGCTTTTGGGCATCAGCAGTGAAGCGCTGTATCAAAAAATAGCCAAGACCTACGGAAGTTTAAGCAGTTTTCAGGCAGTAATTAAGCAGGATAACTATTTTGCTTCCCTTGAAAAAAGCATCACCTACAACGGAAATATCTATTTTACCAAAGGCAGGATGGTTATTCGTTACAATAAGCCCTATTTTCAGCGCTTAATTGTTTCCGGGGGGATTGTTGATCTCTATGATTCACAAAGTAACACTGTCTTTCGTAGCAAAATGCGTCCTGAATTCGGCAAAATGAACCCTGTGGAAATTCTGCAACTGTATTGGAAAAAGTCCACCGTCAGTATTCAGCAAGGCAAAGGAGACCTGGTGAATGTTTCTCTGAAACCTTTTGACGACCCGATTATCGTCTCTATCAGTGCCTCAGTAAATTCAGCAACAGGAATCGTGCAATCGTTAACCTGGTCAAATCGTAATAATGATAAGGTCACCTACAATTTTTCCAATATCAAAACCAATGCCAAAATTCCTGCCTCCATTTGGCAATACACATACCCTAAAGATGTGCAGGTTGTAGAACAATGA